A genomic window from Terrisporobacter glycolicus ATCC 14880 = DSM 1288 includes:
- a CDS encoding SpoIVB peptidase S55 domain-containing protein, which produces MKKNNRFVISIFFIFALLTFCSGLLKQKDNNVLETFQNINISNKQYVYPLGNIVGIKADTDGALVIGFEEEDIEYIGGLKIGDNIISIEGEKINNYKDIANILNKLRSDEVEIMFERNNKFKKCKIKTKKENHRYKLGLWVRDKISGIGTLTCYNPITNEFYAIGHGICDMDTEKLINIKEGNIYNTSNISIYKNNEKNIGQINAIIDYSNSVGKFSINSNNGIKGNFYNYNYKFNLPLIEIGKKNDVKTGSAYVLFQSKEGNVESYEIKIEKIIKEDNNMLIKVVDDKLIDYTGGIVKGMSGAPIIQNNKLIGSLTYVFKHNPKKGYGIFIDEMLKL; this is translated from the coding sequence ATGAAAAAAAACAATAGATTTGTAATAAGCATTTTTTTTATTTTTGCGTTGTTAACTTTTTGTAGTGGATTATTAAAACAAAAAGATAACAATGTCTTAGAAACTTTTCAAAATATAAATATATCAAATAAGCAATATGTATATCCACTTGGTAATATTGTTGGAATTAAAGCAGATACAGATGGAGCCTTAGTTATAGGATTTGAAGAAGAAGATATAGAATATATTGGAGGTCTAAAAATAGGAGATAATATCATATCTATAGAAGGGGAAAAAATTAATAATTATAAGGATATTGCAAATATTTTAAATAAACTTCGCTCAGATGAAGTAGAAATCATGTTTGAAAGAAATAACAAATTTAAAAAATGTAAGATTAAGACTAAAAAGGAAAACCATAGATATAAATTAGGTCTTTGGGTAAGAGATAAAATATCTGGAATCGGTACCTTAACTTGTTATAACCCTATTACGAATGAATTTTACGCCATAGGACATGGTATTTGCGATATGGACACAGAAAAGCTGATAAACATCAAAGAAGGAAATATTTACAATACTTCCAATATATCCATTTACAAAAATAATGAAAAGAATATTGGGCAAATTAATGCTATAATAGATTATAGTAATTCTGTTGGGAAGTTTTCTATTAATTCAAACAATGGAATAAAAGGGAATTTTTATAATTATAACTATAAGTTCAACCTTCCACTTATAGAAATTGGTAAAAAAAATGATGTTAAAACAGGAAGTGCATATGTACTTTTTCAATCAAAAGAAGGAAATGTTGAATCCTATGAAATAAAAATAGAAAAAATAATAAAAGAAGACAATAATATGTTAATAAAAGTAGTTGATGATAAATTAATTGACTATACTGGTGGAATTGTAAAGGGAATGAGTGGTGCCCCTATTATACAAAATAACAAACTTATTGGCAGTTTAACCTATGTATTCAAACATAATCCTAAAAAAGGATATGGTATTTTCATCGATGAAATGTTAAAATTGTAA
- a CDS encoding TlyA family RNA methyltransferase, translating into MKKRIDILLVDKGHFESRERAKKAIMAGLVFVDNQRCDKPGTEIKEEANILVKGNPIPYVSRGGLKLEKAMKYFGVTLKDKVCMDIGASTGGFTDCMLQNGAVKVFSIDVGYGQLAWKLRQDERVVCMERTNIRHVTIEDTKEFADFASIDVSFISLRLVLPKAKELLNRDGEVVALIKPQFEAGKEKVGKKGVVRDKKVHIEVIEMISTFAVDNGFAILNLDYSPIKGPEGNIEYLIHLRNNSDDFTFDKESFDKKIVEVVEESHNLNK; encoded by the coding sequence ATGAAAAAAAGAATAGATATTTTACTTGTAGATAAAGGACATTTTGAAAGCAGAGAACGAGCGAAAAAAGCTATAATGGCAGGTCTTGTATTTGTAGATAATCAAAGATGTGATAAACCAGGAACAGAAATTAAAGAAGAGGCTAATATTTTAGTAAAGGGTAATCCAATTCCTTATGTAAGTAGAGGTGGATTAAAACTTGAAAAAGCAATGAAATATTTTGGTGTAACTCTTAAAGATAAAGTTTGCATGGATATAGGAGCATCTACAGGTGGATTTACTGACTGTATGCTTCAAAATGGTGCAGTTAAAGTGTTTTCAATAGATGTAGGTTATGGACAGCTAGCTTGGAAGTTAAGACAAGATGAGAGAGTTGTCTGTATGGAAAGAACTAATATAAGACATGTAACAATTGAAGATACAAAAGAATTTGCAGATTTTGCTTCTATAGACGTATCTTTTATATCTCTTAGACTTGTTTTACCTAAGGCAAAAGAACTACTTAATAGAGATGGAGAAGTAGTAGCATTAATTAAACCTCAATTTGAAGCTGGAAAAGAAAAAGTTGGTAAAAAGGGTGTAGTAAGAGATAAAAAAGTTCATATTGAAGTTATAGAGATGATATCAACATTTGCTGTGGATAATGGATTTGCAATTTTAAATCTTGATTACTCACCAATAAAAGGGCCAGAAGGTAATATAGAATACTTAATTCATTTAAGGAATAATAGTGATGACTTTACTTTTGACAAAGAGTCTTTTGACAAAAAAATAGTTGAAGTTGTAGAAGAATCTCATAACTTAAATAAATAA
- the spo0A gene encoding sporulation transcription factor Spo0A, with protein sequence MGGILVNEKIKIVLADDNKDFCQLLKEYLSNEEDIEILGIAKDGIEALELVQKTQPDLLVLDVIMPHLDGLGVIEKLNSMDLPKQPKIIVLSAVGQDKITQTAINLGADYYIVKPFDFVIFINRIRELVTNKVVGGEPKIRQNQEVQMTRSDYVKNTGNIETEITNIIHEIGVPAHIKGYLYLREAIKMVIDNVELLGAVTKELYPSIAKKYNTTPSRVERAIRHAIEVAWSRGKVDTINQLFGYTVHNTKGKPTNSEFIAMIADKLRLEHSMVK encoded by the coding sequence TTGGGGGGAATTTTAGTGAACGAAAAGATTAAAATAGTATTAGCAGATGATAATAAAGATTTTTGCCAGCTATTAAAGGAATATTTATCTAATGAAGAAGATATTGAAATATTAGGAATAGCAAAAGATGGTATTGAGGCTCTTGAATTAGTACAGAAAACACAACCAGACTTATTAGTATTAGACGTAATAATGCCACACCTAGATGGTTTAGGGGTAATAGAAAAATTAAATTCAATGGACCTTCCTAAACAACCAAAAATAATAGTTTTATCTGCTGTTGGGCAAGATAAAATAACTCAAACAGCTATAAATTTAGGAGCGGATTACTATATTGTTAAACCTTTTGATTTTGTAATATTCATCAATAGAATTAGAGAATTAGTAACTAATAAAGTTGTTGGTGGAGAACCAAAAATAAGACAAAATCAAGAAGTTCAAATGACAAGAAGTGATTATGTTAAAAATACAGGAAATATAGAAACAGAAATAACAAATATAATCCATGAAATAGGTGTTCCAGCTCACATAAAAGGATACTTATACTTAAGAGAAGCTATAAAAATGGTTATTGATAATGTAGAACTTTTAGGAGCAGTAACGAAAGAGTTATATCCAAGCATTGCAAAAAAATATAACACTACTCCAAGTAGGGTTGAAAGAGCAATAAGACATGCAATAGAAGTTGCATGGAGTAGAGGAAAGGTTGATACAATAAATCAATTATTTGGTTATACAGTACACAATACTAAAGGTAAACCAACAAACTCTGAATTTATAGCAATGATTGCGGATAAATTAAGATTAGAACACAGCATGGTTAAATAA
- the recN gene encoding DNA repair protein RecN, producing MILELYMKNCALVEESRINLGENLNILTGETGSGKSIIIEALGLCLGNKYDKSFLRKGTEKGIAEIIVSSPSSNLQNILNEYDIDLEDDELIITRIIYADGKSVARINGRTIKMSILKEIALTFIDLHGQHQNQALFNKDTHLKFLDLFGGKIIDLPRDEYKNIYTEFNKVKKALNTLNENKDEKEIQREIDLLKFQINEIEAATLSKDEYEDLLRQREIYRNSEKIYKNLNLSYEKLHDGSVNAVDLVGMASKEISEISKYDETLNEYSEIIERIMYELQDTCRDLRNYKENIDFEPYELEQIEVRVDEINNLRRKYGDTIEDILKYKDEISSRLEEIVNRDEMSERLKNKLAQLEEELSKKASSLTKVRQEVAINLEQAILNELESLDMKGVSFKVNFTESSYSQSGNSEVEFMISFNLGEDLKPIYKVASGGEMSRFMLAFKTILADIDEIDTIVFDEIDAGISGIAAQVVGEKLHNIANKKQILCITHLPQIAANADTHFCISKNSDENRTYTTIKKLKDEESINEIARLIAGSNITDTTIEHAREIVNLTQEKH from the coding sequence ATGATCCTTGAATTATATATGAAAAATTGTGCCTTAGTTGAAGAAAGTAGAATAAACCTAGGCGAAAATCTAAACATATTAACGGGGGAAACTGGTTCGGGAAAATCTATTATAATAGAGGCTCTTGGCTTATGTTTAGGAAATAAATACGATAAGTCTTTTTTAAGAAAAGGCACTGAAAAAGGTATTGCAGAAATTATAGTATCATCACCAAGTAGTAATTTACAGAATATACTAAATGAGTATGACATAGATTTAGAAGATGACGAATTAATTATAACTAGGATTATTTATGCAGATGGAAAAAGTGTAGCTAGAATAAATGGAAGAACTATTAAAATGTCAATATTAAAGGAAATTGCACTTACATTTATTGACTTACATGGACAGCATCAAAATCAAGCATTATTTAATAAAGATACTCATTTAAAGTTTTTAGATTTATTTGGAGGTAAAATAATAGATTTACCAAGAGATGAATATAAAAATATTTATACAGAGTTCAATAAAGTTAAAAAGGCACTAAATACACTTAATGAAAATAAAGATGAAAAAGAAATTCAAAGAGAAATAGATTTATTAAAATTTCAAATTAATGAAATTGAAGCAGCAACACTAAGCAAAGATGAGTATGAAGATTTATTAAGACAAAGGGAAATCTATAGAAATAGTGAAAAAATATATAAAAATCTTAATTTAAGCTATGAAAAGTTACATGATGGAAGTGTGAACGCAGTTGATTTAGTTGGAATGGCGTCAAAGGAAATAAGTGAAATAAGCAAGTATGACGAAACTTTAAATGAATACAGTGAAATTATAGAGCGAATTATGTACGAGCTTCAAGACACTTGTAGGGATCTTAGAAACTACAAAGAGAATATTGATTTTGAACCTTATGAACTCGAACAAATAGAGGTAAGGGTAGATGAAATAAATAATTTAAGAAGAAAATATGGAGATACTATAGAAGATATTTTAAAGTATAAGGATGAAATTTCATCTAGATTAGAAGAAATAGTAAATAGAGATGAAATGTCAGAAAGGCTAAAAAATAAATTGGCTCAATTAGAAGAAGAACTAAGTAAAAAAGCTTCTTCTCTCACAAAAGTGAGACAAGAAGTTGCCATAAATTTAGAACAAGCCATATTAAATGAGTTAGAATCTCTAGATATGAAGGGTGTTAGCTTTAAAGTTAATTTTACTGAATCTAGTTATTCTCAAAGTGGAAATAGTGAAGTAGAATTTATGATATCATTCAATCTAGGTGAAGATTTAAAACCAATTTATAAAGTTGCATCAGGTGGAGAAATGTCTAGATTTATGCTAGCATTTAAAACAATACTTGCAGATATAGACGAAATAGATACTATAGTGTTTGATGAGATAGATGCAGGTATAAGTGGAATTGCTGCTCAAGTGGTAGGTGAAAAATTACATAATATTGCGAATAAAAAACAAATACTTTGCATAACACATTTACCACAAATAGCAGCTAATGCAGATACACATTTTTGTATATCGAAAAATAGTGATGAAAATCGAACTTATACAACTATTAAAAAATTAAAAGATGAAGAAAGTATAAATGAAATAGCTAGACTTATTGCTGGCAGCAATATAACTGATACAACTATTGAACATGCTAGAGAGATTGTTAACTTGACACAGGAAAAACATTAA
- the dxs gene encoding 1-deoxy-D-xylulose-5-phosphate synthase has protein sequence MCNYLNEVNSPEDIKKLNTDEMVELAEEIRQFLINSISKTGGHLASNLGVVELTLALHKVFDSPKDKLIWDVGHQSYVHKIITGRKDEFATLRQLNGLSGFPKENESDHDIFDTGHSSTSISVGLGIACARDIKREDFNVVSVIGDGSITGGMALEAINHLGYLNKKMIIILNDNEMSIDKNVGGMSRYLSSIIRNAKANQVKDQIEKILSMTKTGNFIYKTADKFKDGIISKFTPQDCDLFESFGIKYYGPIDGHNIKELIDILNKAKNKKGPVLLHVITEKGKGYEFAEHAPDKYHGVSKFNIEQGLKASTKESISSHVGKKLVSMADEDDKIVAITAAMPSGTGLNTFAISYPYRYYDVGIAEQHATTFAAGLAKEGMKPYFAVYSSFLQRGYDQVIHDVSITKKNVTFLIDRAGLVGNDGETHHGVFDLSYLNIVPNLIVMAPKDIKELDLMMELSSEIDGPVAIRYPRGNSYYIDKGSYEKIKVGTYEVLEQGNDVLVLAIGNMVEKALNSREILLKDNINPTIVNARFLKPMDEDLLHELLKNHSKVITIEDNVISGGFGSRINKFVVDHNYNVKVENIGIPDKYVEHGNVEQLFETIGMSDEQIANRIKNLLLEG, from the coding sequence ATGTGTAATTATTTAAATGAAGTAAATTCTCCAGAAGATATAAAAAAATTAAATACTGATGAAATGGTAGAATTGGCAGAAGAAATAAGACAGTTTTTAATAAACTCTATTTCGAAAACTGGGGGTCATTTAGCTTCAAATTTAGGAGTTGTTGAGCTGACTTTGGCATTGCACAAAGTTTTCGATAGTCCAAAAGACAAATTAATATGGGATGTGGGTCATCAATCCTATGTACATAAGATTATTACTGGGCGTAAAGACGAATTTGCAACACTTAGACAGCTTAATGGATTAAGTGGATTTCCGAAGGAAAATGAAAGTGATCATGATATATTTGATACGGGACATAGTTCTACATCTATATCAGTAGGTCTTGGAATTGCATGTGCAAGAGACATAAAAAGAGAAGATTTTAATGTGGTATCTGTTATAGGAGATGGATCAATAACAGGAGGTATGGCACTGGAGGCTATTAACCACTTAGGTTATTTAAATAAGAAAATGATAATAATTTTAAATGATAATGAAATGTCTATAGACAAAAATGTAGGTGGGATGTCTAGATATTTATCTAGCATTATTAGAAATGCTAAGGCAAATCAAGTTAAAGACCAAATAGAGAAAATATTATCTATGACAAAAACAGGTAACTTTATATATAAAACAGCAGATAAGTTTAAAGACGGAATTATAAGCAAATTTACACCACAGGACTGTGATCTATTCGAGTCTTTTGGAATTAAATACTATGGTCCGATAGATGGTCACAATATTAAAGAACTAATAGATATTTTAAATAAAGCTAAGAACAAAAAAGGGCCTGTTTTATTACATGTTATAACTGAAAAAGGTAAAGGTTATGAGTTTGCTGAGCATGCACCAGATAAATACCACGGAGTGTCTAAGTTTAATATAGAGCAAGGGCTTAAAGCATCTACAAAAGAAAGCATATCTTCTCACGTAGGGAAGAAATTAGTTAGTATGGCAGATGAAGATGATAAAATTGTAGCAATTACGGCAGCTATGCCTTCAGGAACAGGGTTAAACACTTTTGCCATATCTTATCCATACAGATATTATGATGTGGGAATAGCTGAACAACATGCCACAACATTTGCAGCAGGTCTTGCTAAGGAAGGAATGAAACCTTACTTTGCAGTATACTCATCTTTCTTGCAAAGAGGGTACGACCAAGTTATACATGATGTGTCTATAACTAAAAAGAATGTTACTTTCTTAATTGACAGAGCAGGTCTTGTTGGTAATGATGGAGAAACACATCATGGAGTATTTGACTTAAGTTATTTAAATATTGTGCCAAACTTAATTGTAATGGCTCCAAAAGATATAAAAGAGCTAGATTTAATGATGGAATTATCCTCTGAGATAGACGGGCCTGTAGCTATAAGATATCCAAGAGGTAATTCATATTATATTGATAAGGGGTCTTATGAAAAGATAAAAGTAGGAACTTATGAAGTATTAGAACAAGGTAATGATGTGTTGGTATTAGCTATTGGTAACATGGTTGAAAAAGCATTAAATTCAAGGGAAATACTTCTTAAAGATAATATTAATCCTACAATAGTAAATGCAAGGTTTTTAAAACCGATGGATGAAGACTTACTGCATGAATTATTGAAAAACCATTCGAAAGTTATAACTATAGAAGATAATGTTATAAGTGGTGGATTTGGAAGTAGAATAAATAAATTTGTTGTAGATCATAATTATAATGTAAAAGTTGAAAATATAGGTATTCCTGATAAATATGTTGAGCATGGTAATGTGGAACAATTATTTGAAACAATAGGAATGTCAGATGAACAAATAGCAAATAGAATAAAAAATTTATTATTAGAAGGATAG
- a CDS encoding divergent PAP2 family protein, whose product MDFFTQVFDNHILWISIFACFLAQFIKIFTGKERVVDFSRIFMSGGMPSSHSSFVTSLSTAVGICNGFDSVEFAICVVFALIVMYDASGVRRAVGKQAAILNKIVEDLQNKKHIEHETLKELVGHTPKEVILGAILGIVVGVLMA is encoded by the coding sequence ACAACCATATATTATGGATAAGTATATTTGCTTGTTTTTTAGCACAATTTATAAAAATATTCACAGGAAAAGAAAGAGTAGTGGATTTTTCAAGAATATTTATGTCAGGTGGAATGCCAAGTTCGCATAGTTCATTTGTTACAAGTTTATCAACAGCAGTTGGTATATGCAATGGATTTGATTCGGTTGAATTTGCCATATGTGTAGTTTTTGCATTAATAGTAATGTATGATGCTTCCGGTGTAAGAAGAGCAGTGGGAAAGCAGGCAGCTATTTTAAATAAAATAGTTGAAGATTTACAAAATAAAAAACATATTGAACATGAAACTTTAAAAGAGTTAGTAGGTCATACGCCAAAAGAAGTTATATTAGGAGCAATACTAGGTATAGTGGTTGGAGTCCTTATGGCTTAA